A single region of the Halorussus gelatinilyticus genome encodes:
- a CDS encoding ABC transporter ATP-binding protein, which translates to MAAIEIDGVTKRYGDVVAVRDLSFEVEEGEVFGFLGPNGAGKSTTINMLLDFVRPTDGEITVLGRDVHDESVAVREHLGVLPEGFSVYDRLTGRQHLEFAIESKDADDNVDAILERVGLDGDGDRKAGGYSKGMAQRLVLGMALVGDPDLLVLDEPSTGLDPQGARQMRDIVREEADRGATVFFSSHILGQVEAVCDRVGILRDGQLVAEDSIEGLREATSADTVLRITVGDVPEDALADVRDLDGVSEVEANEGGDRLTVSCQSDVKTTVLSTLEEAGVDVRDFETEEASLEELFMDYTTDKQEVEA; encoded by the coding sequence ATGGCCGCCATCGAAATTGACGGAGTAACGAAACGGTACGGCGACGTCGTCGCCGTCCGCGACCTCTCCTTCGAAGTCGAAGAGGGCGAGGTGTTCGGCTTCCTCGGGCCGAACGGCGCGGGCAAGTCCACGACCATCAATATGCTGTTGGACTTCGTGCGCCCGACCGACGGGGAGATTACGGTCCTCGGCCGCGACGTCCACGACGAGAGCGTCGCGGTCCGGGAACATCTCGGCGTCCTCCCCGAGGGGTTCTCGGTGTACGACCGACTGACCGGCCGCCAGCACCTCGAATTCGCAATCGAGTCGAAGGACGCCGACGACAATGTCGACGCCATCTTGGAACGCGTCGGACTCGACGGCGACGGCGACCGGAAGGCCGGCGGCTACTCGAAGGGGATGGCCCAACGCCTCGTCCTCGGGATGGCGCTGGTCGGCGACCCCGACCTGCTCGTCCTCGACGAACCCTCCACGGGACTCGACCCGCAGGGTGCCCGCCAGATGCGTGACATCGTCCGCGAGGAGGCCGACCGGGGCGCGACCGTCTTCTTCTCGTCGCACATCCTCGGTCAGGTCGAGGCGGTCTGCGACCGCGTTGGCATCCTCCGGGACGGACAACTCGTGGCCGAGGACTCCATCGAGGGCCTGCGCGAGGCGACCAGCGCCGACACCGTCCTCCGAATCACGGTCGGTGACGTTCCCGAGGACGCCCTCGCGGACGTGCGCGACCTCGACGGCGTGTCGGAGGTCGAAGCGAACGAGGGCGGCGACCGCTTGACCGTCTCCTGCCAGAGCGACGTGAAGACGACCGTCCTCTCGACGCTGGAGGAGGCGGGCGTAGACGTGCGGGACTTCGAGACCGAGGAAGCCTCGCTCGAAGAACTGTTCATGGACTACACCACCGACAAGCAGGAGGTCGAAGCATGA
- a CDS encoding ABC transporter permease subunit, which translates to MTWQAVARKDFRDAVRSKWLWALSLLFVAVFALPPILLFYLEMGATPQQGQSGTTDMFVFLMKQGTSILIPLIAIVIGYTSITQERESGSLKLLLSLPHSRDDVVFGKVLGRSGVIALPIAVGFAVAFLVLLFTSLSLKLVNLLLFAALTAVLGLVFVGLSVGVSAAASTGQRAMVAAIALFIWFVVLWNSFANQVVNALVKYVGISEAARYQTVLFLKLLNPTQAYKTLVDTVLMDSALQSRIYMFGIFKRKAVAQAFGDSLPIYLSDPFVVAYFLAWLFVPVAVGLRKFSNDDL; encoded by the coding sequence ATGACGTGGCAGGCCGTCGCCCGGAAGGACTTCCGGGACGCGGTGCGCTCGAAGTGGCTGTGGGCGCTGTCGCTCCTGTTCGTCGCGGTGTTCGCACTGCCGCCGATACTGCTGTTCTACCTCGAAATGGGTGCGACGCCCCAGCAAGGCCAGTCCGGGACGACCGACATGTTCGTGTTCCTGATGAAACAGGGCACGTCGATTCTGATTCCGCTTATCGCCATCGTCATCGGATACACCTCGATAACGCAGGAGCGCGAGTCCGGGTCGCTGAAGCTCCTGCTGTCGCTCCCCCACTCGCGCGACGACGTGGTGTTCGGGAAAGTCCTCGGCCGCTCGGGCGTCATCGCCCTCCCCATCGCGGTCGGGTTCGCGGTCGCGTTCCTGGTGTTGCTGTTCACGTCGCTGTCGCTGAAACTCGTGAACTTGCTGCTGTTCGCGGCGCTCACTGCGGTCCTCGGTCTCGTGTTCGTCGGCCTCTCGGTCGGCGTCTCGGCCGCCGCCAGCACCGGCCAGCGCGCGATGGTCGCCGCCATCGCGCTGTTCATCTGGTTCGTCGTCCTCTGGAACTCCTTCGCGAATCAGGTCGTGAACGCGCTGGTCAAGTACGTCGGCATCAGCGAGGCGGCGCGTTACCAGACCGTGCTGTTCCTCAAACTCCTGAACCCGACGCAGGCCTACAAGACGCTGGTGGACACCGTCCTGATGGATTCGGCGCTCCAGTCCCGAATCTACATGTTCGGCATCTTCAAGCGCAAGGCCGTCGCGCAGGCGTTCGGCGACTCGCTACCCATCTACCTCTCGGACCCCTTCGTCGTCGCCTACTTCCTCGCGTGGCTGTTCGTCCCGGTCGCGGTCGGCCTGCGGAAGTTCTCGAACGACGACCTCTGA